Proteins encoded together in one Dasypus novemcinctus isolate mDasNov1 chromosome 9, mDasNov1.1.hap2, whole genome shotgun sequence window:
- the C1QB gene encoding complement C1q subcomponent subunit B, protein MKTLWGGVLPLLLLSLPDASCAQSSCTGPATIPGTPGIPGRPGSDGQPGTPGIKGAKGLPGLAGDHGEYGEKGDPGIPGNPGKVGPKGPVGPKGSPGPPGARGPKGESGDYKATQKIAFSATRTVTTPLRRDQTIRFDHVITNENNNYEPRSGKFTCKVPGLYYFTFHASSRGNLCVNLVRGRERPQRVVAFCDFVHSSFQVTTGGVVLKLGLGENVFLQATDRNSLLGLDGANSIFSGFLLFPDAEA, encoded by the exons ATGAAGACCCTGTGGGGTGGCGTCCTGCCGCTGCTGCTTCTCAGCCTGCCTGACGCCTCCTGCGCCCAGAGCAGCTGCACAGGGCCCGCGACCATCCCCGGCACCCCAGGCATCCCCGGGAGACCAGGCTCAGATGGCCAGCCGGGGACTCCCGGGATAAAGGGAGCGAAAG GGCTGCCAGGGCTAGCTGGAGACCACGGCGAGTATGGAGAGAAGGGGGACCCAGGGATCCCCGGGAACCCAGGAAAAGTTGGTCCCAAGGGCCCCGTGGGCCCCAAAGGTTCCCCGGGGCCCCCTGGAGCCCGTGGACCCAAGGGTGAATCTGGGGACTACAAGGCCACGCAGAAAATCGCCTTCTCTGCCACGCGGACCGTCACCACACCCCTGCGGCGGGACCAGACCATCCGCTTCGACCACGTCATCACCAACGAGAACAACAACTACGAGCCTCGCAGCGGCAAGTTCACCTGCAAGGTGCCCGGCCTCTACTACTTCACCTTCCACGCCAGCTCGCGCGGGAACCTGTGCGTGAACCTGGTCCGCGGCCGGGAGCGCCCGCAGAGGGTGGTGGCCTTCTGCGACTTCGTGCACAGCTCCTTCCAGGTCACCACGGGTGGCGTGGTGCTcaagctggggctgggggagaacGTCTTCCTGCAGGCCACCGACAGGAACTCCCTGCTGGGCCTCGACGGCGCCAACAGCATCTTCTCCGGGTTCCTGCTCTTCCCGGACGCGGAAGCGTGA
- the C1QC gene encoding complement C1q subcomponent subunit C — MGPSSGLHLGLNLLLLLLVLPRGAQAGPGCYGIPGTPGLPGAPGKDGHDGVPGPKGEPGIPAVSGTRGPKGQKGEPGTPGHPGKNGPMGASGTPGDPGLMGLPGEPGDEGRYKQKYQSVFTVTRQTVQHPAPNSLVRFNAVVTNPQGDYDTNTGKFTCKVPGLYYFVYHTSQTANLCVHLYRNNVKVTTFCDHMSNSKQVSSGGVLLRLQVGEEVWLAVNDYNGMVGTEGSDSVFSGFLLFPD, encoded by the exons ATGGGGCCCAGTTCTGGGCTGCACCTCGGCCTAAacctgctgctgctcctgctggtGCTGCCGCGTGGGGCCCAGGCCGGCCCCGGCTGCTACGGGATCCCGGGGACGCCGGGCCTGCCGGGGGCCCCAGGAAAGGACGGGCACGACGGAGTGCCGGGGCCCAAGGGCGAGCCAG GAATCCCAGCTGTCTCTGGGACGCGAGGTCCCAAGGGCCAGAAGGGGGAGCCTGGCACACCCGGCCACCCCGGGAAAAATGGCCCCATGGGGGCCTCTGGGACTCCGGGGGATCCTGGCCTCATGGGTCTCCCCGGGGAGCCCGGCGACGAGGGCAGATACAAGCAGAAGTATCAGTCAGTGTTCACGGTCACGCGGCAGACGGTCCAGCATCCGGCGCCCAACAGCCTGGTCAGGTTCAATGCGGTCGTCACCAACCCCCAGGGGGATTACGACACGAACACCGGCAAGTTCACCTGCAAAGTGCCCGGCCTCTACTACTTCGTCTACCACACGTCGCAGACGGCCAACCTGTGCGTGCACCTGTACCGCAACAACGTCAAGGTGACCACCTTCTGCGACCACATGTCCAACAGCAAGCAGGTCAGCTCGGGCGGCGTGCTGCTGCGGCTGCAGGTGGGCGAGGAGGTGTGGCTGGCTGTCAACGACTACAACGGCATGGTGGGCACCGAAGGTTCCGACAGCGTCTTCTCCGGTTTCCTGCTCTTCCCCGACTAG